The Serratia rhizosphaerae genome has a segment encoding these proteins:
- a CDS encoding RHS repeat-associated core domain-containing protein, giving the protein MGEAARVGDSIGHSHALAGMIGGTLIGGLIAAAGAVAAGALFVAGLAASCVGVGVLLIGASLAVGYLSGELATQARDGIAAAGAGSLSPKGTILTGSGNVFINGKPAAIATVSRVACEDDGPSMQMAQGSDKVFINGYPAVRSGDKTNCDAQVMAGSPDVRIGGGTVTTLPIKPEVPDWLYKISDLTLLFAGLIGGVGGAASKLGALGRMLSKAPGINKLGRVACRAGALMTATAATGIIARPLDVVSGQKFLDGDDELDFVLPSRLPVAWQRYWRSGNPAEGVLGRGWSLFWESSLQTWQEGLVWRAPSGDYVAFPRVPRGHKTYCEAEKCWLMHNADGSWQVFDVSEQAWHYPRLEAQQPSRLSMMTDAVGNATSLFYNDAGQLSELVDSAGLRLACRYLTTAGGAVRLAAVAWQNGQDTQVLASYEYDDDGQLVTVRNRAGEMTRRFGWQDGLMVSHQDQNGLLNEYRWQEIDGLPRVVAYRNSTGEQLDIHYDVASGTRRAVRDDGKQALWQLDDDDNVAQFTDYDGRRYGLIYDARGELCSVVLPGGAQRQSEWDAYGRMLSETDPLGRTTTYQYSRNSGRLFSVTYPDGSQEFQHWDAQGRLGKQTDAQGHVTRYHYPDDEESLPDCITDALGGEVRLVWDAQGQLTRHTDCSGSVTAYSYDALGQLTHHTDAEGLLTRYRWDAAGRLQQLLHPDGSEEQFGWNAQGQLAAHRDPLGSETRWHYNPLGLPDSITDRINRTRRYHYGPRGWLTRLENGNGADYQFSYDAAGRLQAEQRPDGLRRYYHYGADGLPTMLLETGAQAADGTQAERRQHFRFDEAGQLTARTTDSAEWRYDYDAGGRLTTLTRTPTAAGAALSIEPDSIRLRYDNAGNLLSEQGVNGELQYQWDALGNLQTLTLPQGDRLQWLYYGSGHASAIRFNQQLVSEFSRDRLHRETGRTQGALHQRRQYDALGRRSWQSSGFSHGQLTKPEDGVLWRVYHYSGRGEIAGVDDALRGEIRYGYDAEGRLLQHREAQQGKPGHRLQYDMADNLLGAQSASRTLEEQLPPAPLGDNRLTHWQQLFYRYDAWGNLISRRNGLYEQHYVYDADNRLTAAHGRGPQGEFRAQYHYDALGRRTRKQVDYKGKAAQSTRFLWQGYRLLQEQRDDGTRRSWSYEPDSPWTPLAAIEQAGESRQADIFWLHSEQNGAPLEVTDGEGGLRWSGDYDTFGRLKGQTAAGIMQRRGAAYEQPLRYAGQYQDSESGLHYNLFRYYEPEVGRFTTQDPIGLQGGLNLYQYAPNPLNWSDPLGLSSCPSNKGFNHRDRITSRWTERLTGKKPADIHDHLTSKGWSKTYPQANKPGAIQHVQYVKTTKSGTTYKLDYHPGGSSTQPNVHGNDYWKVYRDVNGKDVVYGRIGHGEFKNYDLIKDSPVYIDGVLMNGGL; this is encoded by the coding sequence GCACGCTTATCGGCGGCCTGATTGCCGCTGCCGGGGCGGTGGCGGCGGGCGCCCTGTTTGTCGCCGGGCTGGCGGCCTCCTGCGTGGGCGTCGGCGTGCTGCTGATTGGCGCCAGCCTGGCGGTGGGCTACCTCTCCGGCGAGCTGGCGACCCAGGCGCGCGACGGCATTGCCGCCGCCGGAGCCGGCAGTCTGTCGCCCAAGGGCACGATACTGACCGGTTCCGGCAACGTGTTCATCAACGGCAAACCGGCGGCCATCGCCACCGTCAGCCGCGTCGCCTGCGAGGACGACGGCCCGAGCATGCAGATGGCGCAGGGCTCGGACAAGGTGTTTATCAACGGTTATCCGGCGGTGCGCAGCGGCGACAAGACCAACTGCGACGCGCAGGTGATGGCCGGCTCGCCCGATGTGCGCATCGGCGGCGGCACCGTCACCACGCTGCCCATCAAGCCGGAAGTGCCCGACTGGCTGTATAAAATCTCCGACCTGACGCTGCTGTTTGCCGGCCTGATAGGCGGCGTCGGCGGTGCGGCCAGCAAGCTGGGGGCGCTAGGACGCATGCTCAGCAAGGCGCCGGGCATCAACAAACTGGGCCGCGTCGCCTGCCGCGCCGGCGCGCTGATGACCGCCACCGCGGCGACGGGCATTATCGCCCGGCCGTTGGACGTGGTCAGCGGCCAGAAATTTCTCGACGGCGACGACGAGTTGGACTTTGTGCTGCCGTCGCGCCTGCCGGTGGCGTGGCAGCGCTACTGGCGCAGCGGCAACCCGGCGGAAGGCGTGCTGGGGCGCGGCTGGAGCCTGTTCTGGGAGAGCAGCCTGCAGACCTGGCAGGAGGGGCTGGTGTGGCGCGCGCCGTCCGGCGACTACGTCGCCTTCCCGAGGGTGCCGCGCGGCCACAAGACCTACTGCGAAGCGGAAAAATGCTGGCTGATGCACAACGCCGACGGCAGCTGGCAGGTGTTCGACGTCAGTGAACAGGCGTGGCACTATCCGCGTCTGGAGGCGCAGCAGCCGAGCCGGCTGAGCATGATGACCGATGCGGTCGGCAACGCCACCTCGCTGTTCTACAACGACGCGGGGCAACTGAGCGAGCTGGTGGACAGCGCCGGGCTGCGTCTGGCCTGCCGCTACCTGACGACGGCCGGCGGCGCGGTGCGGCTGGCGGCGGTAGCGTGGCAAAACGGCCAGGACACACAGGTGCTGGCGAGCTACGAGTACGACGACGACGGGCAACTGGTCACCGTTCGCAACCGTGCCGGCGAGATGACGCGGCGCTTTGGCTGGCAGGACGGGCTGATGGTCAGCCATCAGGACCAGAACGGCCTGCTGAACGAATACCGCTGGCAGGAGATTGACGGTCTGCCGCGGGTGGTCGCCTACCGCAACAGCACCGGCGAGCAGCTGGACATCCATTACGATGTTGCCAGCGGGACGCGCCGGGCGGTGCGTGACGACGGCAAACAGGCGCTGTGGCAGCTGGACGATGACGACAACGTCGCGCAGTTCACCGACTATGACGGCCGCCGCTACGGGCTTATCTACGACGCGCGCGGCGAACTGTGCAGCGTGGTGCTGCCGGGCGGCGCGCAGCGCCAGAGCGAGTGGGATGCGTACGGCCGCATGCTGAGCGAGACCGACCCGCTGGGCCGCACCACCACCTATCAGTATTCCCGCAACAGCGGCCGTCTGTTCTCGGTCACCTATCCCGACGGCAGCCAGGAATTTCAGCACTGGGATGCGCAGGGGCGGCTCGGCAAACAGACGGACGCGCAGGGCCATGTCACGCGCTACCACTATCCCGACGATGAAGAGAGCCTGCCGGACTGCATCACCGACGCGCTGGGCGGCGAGGTGCGGCTGGTCTGGGACGCACAGGGGCAGCTGACGCGCCATACCGACTGTTCCGGCAGCGTCACCGCCTACAGCTATGACGCGCTGGGCCAGCTGACGCACCACACCGATGCGGAAGGGTTGCTGACCCGCTACCGCTGGGACGCAGCCGGTCGGCTGCAACAGCTGCTCCATCCGGACGGCAGCGAAGAACAGTTTGGCTGGAACGCGCAGGGCCAGCTGGCCGCACACCGGGACCCGCTCGGCAGCGAGACGCGCTGGCACTACAACCCGCTGGGCCTGCCGGACAGCATCACCGACCGCATCAACCGCACGCGTCGTTATCACTACGGCCCGCGCGGCTGGCTGACGCGGCTGGAGAACGGCAACGGCGCCGACTACCAGTTCAGCTACGATGCGGCGGGCCGCCTGCAGGCGGAGCAGCGGCCGGACGGGCTGCGGCGTTACTACCATTACGGCGCCGACGGGCTGCCGACGATGCTGCTGGAGACCGGCGCGCAGGCCGCCGACGGCACACAGGCGGAGCGCCGGCAACACTTCCGCTTTGATGAGGCGGGGCAACTGACGGCGCGCACCACCGACAGCGCCGAATGGCGCTACGACTACGACGCCGGCGGGCGGCTGACGACGCTGACGCGCACGCCGACCGCCGCCGGTGCGGCGCTGAGCATCGAGCCGGACAGCATCCGGCTGCGTTACGACAACGCCGGCAACCTGCTGAGCGAGCAGGGCGTCAACGGCGAGCTGCAGTATCAGTGGGACGCGCTGGGCAACCTGCAGACGCTGACGCTGCCGCAGGGCGACCGGTTGCAGTGGCTCTATTACGGCTCCGGCCACGCCAGCGCCATCAGGTTCAATCAGCAGCTGGTGAGCGAGTTCAGCCGCGACCGGCTGCACCGGGAGACCGGACGTACGCAGGGGGCTCTGCACCAGCGGCGGCAGTACGACGCGCTGGGCCGCCGTAGCTGGCAGAGCAGCGGTTTCAGCCACGGGCAGCTGACGAAACCGGAAGACGGCGTACTGTGGCGGGTGTACCACTACAGCGGCCGCGGCGAGATAGCCGGCGTCGACGACGCGCTGCGCGGAGAAATCCGCTACGGCTACGATGCGGAAGGACGCCTGCTGCAGCACCGCGAGGCGCAGCAGGGCAAGCCGGGCCACCGTCTGCAGTACGACATGGCGGATAACCTGCTGGGCGCGCAGAGCGCCAGCCGCACGCTGGAGGAGCAGTTGCCGCCGGCGCCGCTGGGAGACAACCGGCTGACGCACTGGCAGCAGCTGTTCTACCGTTACGACGCCTGGGGCAACCTGATAAGCCGGCGCAACGGGCTGTACGAGCAGCACTATGTCTACGATGCGGACAACCGGCTGACGGCGGCGCACGGCCGTGGCCCGCAGGGCGAGTTCCGGGCGCAGTATCACTACGATGCGCTGGGCAGGCGCACGCGCAAGCAGGTGGACTACAAGGGCAAGGCGGCGCAGAGCACGCGTTTCCTGTGGCAGGGCTACCGGCTGTTGCAGGAGCAGCGGGACGATGGCACGCGCCGCAGCTGGAGCTACGAGCCGGACAGCCCGTGGACGCCGCTGGCGGCCATCGAGCAGGCGGGGGAGAGCCGGCAGGCGGATATCTTCTGGCTGCACAGCGAGCAGAACGGCGCGCCGCTGGAGGTGACGGACGGCGAGGGCGGGCTGCGCTGGTCGGGGGATTACGACACCTTCGGCAGGCTGAAGGGACAGACGGCGGCGGGCATCATGCAGCGCCGGGGAGCAGCCTATGAGCAGCCGCTGCGCTACGCCGGGCAATACCAGGATAGCGAGAGCGGGCTACACTATAATTTGTTCCGCTACTATGAGCCGGAGGTAGGTCGCTTTACTACCCAGGACCCGATAGGGCTGCAGGGTGGGCTGAACCTGTACCAGTATGCGCCTAATCCGTTAAATTGGAGCGATCCACTTGGATTAAGCTCTTGTCCATCTAATAAAGGATTTAATCATAGAGATAGAATTACCAGTCGTTGGACTGAGCGTTTGACGGGGAAAAAACCTGCGGATATTCATGATCATTTAACGTCGAAAGGATGGTCGAAGACATATCCTCAAGCCAATAAACCGGGGGCGATACAGCATGTTCAATATGTTAAGACAACAAAATCAGGCACTACGTATAAATTAGATTACCACCCAGGTGGTTCTTCGACTCAGCCTAATGTTCATGGAAATGATTACTGGAAGGTTTATCGTGACGTCAATGGTAAAGATGTCGTTTATGGCCGGATAGGCCATGGCGAGTTTAAAAACTATGATCTTATTAAAGATTCGCCAGTTTATATTGATGGCGTATTAATGAATGGTGGTCTATAA